From a region of the Arachis ipaensis cultivar K30076 chromosome B09, Araip1.1, whole genome shotgun sequence genome:
- the LOC107616233 gene encoding uncharacterized protein LOC107616233: MTTNTSTKTSLSMKLLIDTKSKKVLFAEASKQVVDFLFTLLQLPLATVIKLLTKEAVVGCLGNLYSSVENLNHDYFQPNRSKDLILNPTILGSSPSISGLLPSSATNHSKITLKFYKCNNHCGCSAVTDVYNSICSTGSCNGRMTTEINYFKATTVDTSGHSNNNNDNGFVKGVITYMIMDDLVIEPMSTISSITMLNRFNIKDVGVLKETVVQLGITEVSLLLPSSHLNVTYSNFVI; this comes from the coding sequence ATGACGACCAACACATCCACTAAAACTAGTTTGAGTATGAAGCTTCTGATAGACACAAAGAGTAAGAAAGTGCTGTTTGCAGAAGCTTCTAAGCAAGTGGTGGATTTTCTCTTCACCTTGCTTCAGTTGCCACTTGCTACCGTCATCAAGCTTTTAACCAAGGAAGCTGTGGTTGGTTGCTTGGGAAATCTTTATTCCAGCGTTGAAAACCTCAACCATGATTACTTTCAACCAAACCGATCTAAGGATCTTATCCTTAATCCAACCATTCTTGGCTCTTCACCTTCCATCTCCGGCCTCCTCCCTTCATCTGCTACAAACCACTCCAAGATAACTCTAAAGTTCTACAAGTGCAACAATCATTGCGGTTGCAGTGCTGTAACAGATGTGTACAATTCTATTTGTAGCACCGGTTCTTGTAATGGCCGTATGACGACGGAAATAAACTATTTCAAAGCCACGACGGTTGATACTTCTGGTCACAGTAATAACAACAACGACAATGGGTTTGTGAAAGGAGTGATAACCTACATGATAATGGATGATCTTGTCATTGAACCCATGTCAACAATATCCAGCATCACCATGCTTAACCGCTTCAATATCAAGGATGTTGGTGTCTTGAAAGAAACCGTCGTTCAACTTGGCATTACTGAGGTATCTCTACTCTTACCGTCATCTCATTTAAACGTAACCTATTCCAACTTTGTAATATAA